One segment of Pseudodesulfovibrio sp. 5S69 DNA contains the following:
- the rfaE1 gene encoding D-glycero-beta-D-manno-heptose-7-phosphate kinase — MSHEMILEAVKALKGHKVMIIGDLMLDHYLIGGVERISPEAPVPVVQVKDESYLLGGAGNVARNIADLGGKPLLIGAVGTDRNGEVLEDLCGRAGLSTRLIQDGDRPTTVKTRIIAHNQQVVRVDQERVGPLSPGEMDTLFVILEENLPDYPVIILSDYGKGFISKEFMDRFMTMVQGRSTPPLVLVDPKTVNYDLYQDVDLLTPNTKEASEGANLPVSGRESIIQAGRALFRRLHCRNLLITLGPDGMALFEGEGSIRHIPTFARKVFDVTGAGDTVIATTALALAAGMDLLTACTLANYAAGVVVAQVGAATATPDDLRETITELPEPQVTYWQE, encoded by the coding sequence ATGTCACATGAAATGATTCTGGAAGCCGTCAAAGCCCTCAAGGGGCACAAGGTCATGATCATAGGCGACCTCATGCTGGATCATTACCTCATCGGCGGCGTGGAGCGCATCTCTCCCGAGGCGCCGGTGCCGGTGGTCCAGGTTAAGGACGAGTCCTACCTCCTGGGCGGCGCGGGGAATGTGGCCCGCAACATTGCGGACCTGGGCGGCAAGCCGTTGCTCATCGGGGCCGTGGGCACGGACCGCAACGGCGAAGTCCTCGAAGACCTCTGCGGCCGGGCGGGGTTGAGCACCCGGCTCATCCAGGACGGCGACCGCCCCACGACGGTCAAGACCCGGATCATCGCCCACAACCAGCAGGTGGTCCGCGTGGACCAGGAGCGCGTCGGCCCGCTCTCCCCCGGCGAGATGGACACCCTGTTCGTTATCCTCGAAGAGAACCTGCCCGATTATCCGGTGATCATCCTGTCCGATTACGGCAAGGGTTTCATTTCCAAGGAATTCATGGATCGCTTCATGACCATGGTCCAGGGCAGGTCCACCCCGCCGCTGGTCCTGGTCGACCCCAAGACCGTGAACTACGATCTCTATCAGGACGTGGACCTGTTGACCCCCAACACCAAGGAGGCCAGTGAGGGCGCGAACCTGCCCGTGTCCGGCCGCGAATCCATCATCCAGGCGGGCCGGGCCCTCTTCAGGAGGCTGCATTGCCGAAACCTGCTCATCACCCTCGGGCCCGACGGCATGGCCCTGTTCGAGGGCGAAGGATCCATCCGGCACATCCCGACTTTCGCGCGCAAGGTCTTCGACGTCACCGGCGCAGGCGATACGGTCATTGCCACTACCGCCCTGGCCCTGGCCGCGGGCATGGACCTGCTGACCGCCTGCACCTTGGCAAACTATGCGGCGGGCGTGGTCGTGGCCCAGGTGGGCGCTGCAACGGCAACCCCGGACGACCTTCGGGAAACCATCACGGAACTGCCGGAACCCCAAGTGACCTATTGGCAGGAATGA
- a CDS encoding ParB/RepB/Spo0J family partition protein, with protein sequence MTSTNRGLGRGLDALLGGVREDEKVTSDAAEVRLIPVGAITPNPHQPRREFSEDALNDLAASIETRGVLQPVLVRPLGGGNYELVAGERRLRASKKAGLTEIPSLVREMTDQESLAIALIENLQREDLNAVEEALGYQRLQQEFGLSQEELARQVGKSRSAVANSLRLLNLPESVQVAIQQSVLSAGHGRAIMAVPDPEPQAELHRRIAENGLTVRQAEAQASFYKQHGRLPGADEIGAAPSSRSAKSEPKHLDPRLESLQVDLSDMLGLTVKISGSPEKGKLTVSYTAEDDLRSVAEKFGVQFD encoded by the coding sequence ATGACATCGACTAACAGGGGTTTGGGCCGGGGACTGGATGCACTGCTGGGCGGCGTGCGCGAGGACGAGAAGGTCACTTCCGATGCCGCCGAGGTGCGTCTGATTCCGGTGGGGGCCATCACCCCCAATCCGCATCAGCCCCGGCGCGAGTTCTCCGAGGACGCGCTCAACGACCTGGCCGCGTCCATTGAGACCCGCGGCGTGCTCCAGCCCGTGCTGGTTCGCCCGCTGGGCGGCGGCAACTACGAGTTGGTGGCCGGTGAACGGCGCCTGCGCGCCTCCAAGAAGGCCGGTCTGACCGAGATCCCCTCCCTGGTCAGGGAGATGACCGACCAGGAGAGCCTGGCCATCGCGCTCATCGAGAACCTGCAACGCGAGGATCTGAACGCCGTGGAAGAGGCGCTCGGCTACCAGCGGTTGCAGCAGGAGTTCGGGCTGAGCCAGGAAGAACTGGCCCGCCAGGTGGGCAAGAGCCGTTCTGCCGTGGCCAACTCCCTGCGGTTGCTCAACCTGCCCGAATCCGTGCAGGTCGCTATCCAGCAGAGCGTCTTGTCCGCGGGGCACGGCCGGGCGATCATGGCCGTGCCCGACCCGGAACCTCAGGCCGAGCTGCACCGCCGCATCGCGGAGAATGGATTGACCGTACGCCAGGCAGAGGCCCAGGCCTCGTTCTACAAACAGCACGGCAGACTCCCCGGAGCGGATGAGATCGGGGCCGCCCCCTCCTCCCGCTCGGCCAAGTCCGAGCCCAAGCACCTCGATCCCCGGCTGGAGTCCCTCCAGGTCGATCTTTCCGATATGTTGGGCCTTACGGTTAAAATTTCCGGTTCGCCTGAAAAAGGCAAGTTGACAGTGAGTTACACCGCTGAAGATGACTTGCGGTCCGTTGCGGAAAAGTTCGGTGTCCAGTTCGACTGA
- a CDS encoding ParA family protein, which yields MARKIVIANQKGGVGKTTTAINLAASLAVMEKRVLLVDCDPQGNASSGLGFYPADKRENIYSVLFEPKNIGKAIYQTGVPFLDILPGTQDLVGAEIELVDKFGREFYLRELIDQVDEQYDFILIDCPPSLGLLTVNALCAANELLVPLQCEYYALEGIAQLLMTYELVRKRLNQDLDILGVVLTMYDSRNRLSWQVKNEVRKAFPQHLFETIIPRNVRLSEAPSFGKPVINYDIKSRGAEAYLALAQEVERSATAGA from the coding sequence GTGGCGAGAAAAATCGTGATTGCGAATCAAAAAGGCGGTGTGGGAAAAACCACCACCGCCATCAACCTGGCGGCCTCCCTGGCCGTGATGGAGAAGCGGGTTCTTCTGGTGGATTGCGACCCCCAGGGCAATGCTTCCAGCGGACTGGGTTTCTATCCCGCCGACAAGCGCGAGAACATCTACAGCGTGCTTTTCGAGCCGAAAAACATCGGCAAGGCCATCTATCAGACCGGCGTGCCCTTTCTCGATATCCTGCCCGGCACACAGGACCTGGTGGGTGCCGAAATTGAGCTGGTGGACAAGTTCGGCCGCGAATTCTATCTGCGCGAACTCATCGACCAGGTGGACGAACAGTATGATTTCATTCTCATTGACTGCCCTCCTTCGCTGGGACTGCTGACCGTCAATGCCCTGTGTGCCGCCAATGAATTGCTTGTCCCGCTACAATGCGAGTATTACGCTTTGGAAGGCATTGCGCAGTTGCTCATGACGTACGAGCTGGTCCGCAAGCGGCTCAATCAGGACCTCGATATCCTCGGCGTGGTCCTGACCATGTACGACTCCAGAAACCGGCTGTCGTGGCAGGTCAAGAACGAGGTGCGCAAGGCGTTTCCCCAGCACCTGTTCGAGACGATCATCCCGAGAAACGTACGTCTTTCCGAGGCACCGAGCTTCGGTAAACCGGTGATCAACTATGATATCAAATCGCGGGGTGCGGAGGCGTATCTCGCTCTGGCTCAGGAAGTGGAGCGAAGCGCCACGGCCGGGGCCTAG